A window from Candidatus Woesearchaeota archaeon encodes these proteins:
- a CDS encoding DNA-directed RNA polymerase translates to MQKFSRNFDSPREMHKTTCADCGKDCDVPFKPTEGRPVYCRDCFAKHKPKRF, encoded by the coding sequence ATGCAAAAATTTAGCAGAAATTTTGATTCACCGAGAGAAATGCATAAAACAACTTGTGCAGATTGTGGTAAAGACTGCGATGTTCCATTCAAACCTACTGAAGGTAGACCAGTTTATTGTAGAGATTGTTTTGCAAAACACAAACCTAAGAGGTTTTAA